Proteins encoded within one genomic window of Oncorhynchus tshawytscha isolate Ot180627B linkage group LG02, Otsh_v2.0, whole genome shotgun sequence:
- the LOC112221795 gene encoding bcl-2-like protein 2 isoform X2 → MSPRDIEQQTFDIISCFFEEEQNPVCNRKVYGGIESDGPGDDDGFDPVVIADKLRELGDDFDVKFIQPHIRKLQQAVADKAVEEFARTVDSLCAAQRAEVAPEMQLLRASVALGLYVKKTCPDLRATIQSCMTAFINTRLAGWITQQGGWDQVTMV, encoded by the exons ATGTCTCCGAGAGATATAGAACAACAGACATTTGATATTATTAGTTGCTTCTTTGAAGAGGAGCAGAACCCAGTATGTAATCGGAAGGTGTACGGAGGCATTGAGTCTGATGGCCCTGGCGATG ATGACGGGTTTGACCCAGTTGTAATAGCTGATAAACTGAGGGAACTTGGAGATGATTTTGATGTTAAGTTTATCCAGCCTCATATCAGAAAACTCCAACAAGCAGTTGCAGACAAG gcgGTGGAGGAGTTTGCGCGCACCGTGGACAGCCTGTGTGCGGCCCAGAGAGCAGAGGTGGCCCCTGAGATGCAGCTGCTGAGGGCCTCCGTGGCCCTGGGTCTGTACGTTAAGAAGACATGTCCTGACCTTAGAGCCACCATCCAGTCTTGTATGACTGCCTTCATTAACACCCGGCTGGCAGGCTGGATCACCCAGCAGGGAGGATGG GATCAAGTTACTATGGTATAA
- the LOC112221795 gene encoding uncharacterized protein LOC112221795 isoform X1 translates to MSPRDIEQQTFDIISCFFEEEQNPVCNRKVYGGIESDGPGDDHLTYFADDGFDPVVIADKLRELGDDFDVKFIQPHIRKLQQAVADKAVEEFARTVDSLCAAQRAEVAPEMQLLRASVALGLYVKKTCPDLRATIQSCMTAFINTRLAGWITQQGGWDQVTMV, encoded by the exons ATGTCTCCGAGAGATATAGAACAACAGACATTTGATATTATTAGTTGCTTCTTTGAAGAGGAGCAGAACCCAGTATGTAATCGGAAGGTGTACGGAGGCATTGAGTCTGATGGCCCTGGCGATG ATCACCTGACGTATTTTGCAGATGACGGGTTTGACCCAGTTGTAATAGCTGATAAACTGAGGGAACTTGGAGATGATTTTGATGTTAAGTTTATCCAGCCTCATATCAGAAAACTCCAACAAGCAGTTGCAGACAAG gcgGTGGAGGAGTTTGCGCGCACCGTGGACAGCCTGTGTGCGGCCCAGAGAGCAGAGGTGGCCCCTGAGATGCAGCTGCTGAGGGCCTCCGTGGCCCTGGGTCTGTACGTTAAGAAGACATGTCCTGACCTTAGAGCCACCATCCAGTCTTGTATGACTGCCTTCATTAACACCCGGCTGGCAGGCTGGATCACCCAGCAGGGAGGATGG GATCAAGTTACTATGGTATAA